From a region of the Candidatus Brocadia sp. genome:
- a CDS encoding methyltransferase domain-containing protein, which translates to MEKFRDVHAVELSSVAAEEAMKKGINVSACDINLEPLPYPDNSFDCITLIAVIEHLIDPYHSLKEITRVLKTGGTLIIGTPNVASFSNRIKLLLGKRPRTSFDAGWDGGHLLYFTPKELELLLTQHRFKIASRQATGNLQLLRKLFFNLTGEFIFQCVLEK; encoded by the coding sequence CTGGAAAAATTCAGGGATGTCCACGCCGTTGAGCTTTCCTCGGTAGCAGCAGAAGAAGCAATGAAGAAGGGAATAAATGTATCTGCCTGCGATATAAACCTTGAACCCCTTCCTTATCCAGATAATTCGTTTGATTGCATAACACTTATTGCAGTTATCGAACACTTAATTGATCCCTATCATAGCTTAAAAGAAATAACGAGGGTTCTTAAAACTGGCGGTACACTTATCATTGGCACTCCAAATGTTGCTTCATTTTCGAATAGGATTAAATTGCTTCTCGGAAAAAGGCCCCGTACTTCATTCGACGCTGGATGGGACGGTGGACATCTTTTATATTTTACACCAAAAGAATTGGAGTTATTGTTAACACAGCATCGATTTAAGATTGCAAGCAGGCAAGCAACGGGGAATTTACAGTTATTAAGGAAATTATTTTTCAATCTGACGGGCGAGTTTATATTTCAATGTGTGTTGGAGAAATAA
- a CDS encoding PIN domain-containing protein produces MKENREIYILDTSALLTYIEDENGSDYVENLLIKAEKEEVLIYIAFISLTEVFYITAKEKDESEALRRIMLIQSLSVRIVESDENLNIAAGKLKAKNIMSLADAYKRRYVKNIPEYLSIKTPNLKKCHL; encoded by the coding sequence TTGAAGGAAAATAGAGAAATCTATATTCTTGATACTTCTGCCCTTTTAACTTACATCGAAGATGAAAATGGCTCTGATTATGTTGAAAATCTTTTAATCAAGGCTGAAAAAGAAGAAGTGCTTATTTATATCGCTTTTATTAGTTTAACAGAAGTATTTTATATTACAGCCAAAGAAAAAGATGAGTCGGAAGCTTTGAGGAGAATTATGTTAATCCAATCTCTCTCAGTTAGAATAGTGGAGTCTGATGAAAACCTTAATATAGCGGCTGGAAAATTAAAGGCAAAAAATATCATGTCTTTGGCAGATGCTTATAAGCGGCGGTATGTCAAAAATATACCGGAATACTTGTCCATAAAGACCCCGAATTTGAAAAAATGTCACCTTTGA
- a CDS encoding glycosyltransferase yields MKQMLNISKDKKIILYVGRLTELKGIEYLLEALNKLSKDGFTFVAIGHGNLKNRVEKYCKDNEIDCRLTGIIPNSDLPSYYKLATVFVLRKTGAGFLGCRRI; encoded by the coding sequence ATGAAGCAAATGTTAAATATTTCAAAAGACAAAAAAATTATCCTTTATGTGGGAAGGCTTACAGAACTAAAAGGAATAGAATATTTACTGGAGGCATTAAATAAGTTAAGTAAAGATGGTTTTACATTTGTTGCTATAGGACACGGAAATTTAAAAAATCGTGTTGAAAAGTATTGCAAAGATAACGAAATTGATTGCCGTTTAACAGGGATCATTCCTAATTCAGATTTGCCGTCATATTATAAGCTGGCGACAGTCTTTGTTTTGCGAAAGACAGGCGCAGGGTTTTTGGGATGCCGTAGAATATAG
- a CDS encoding glycosyltransferase family 4 protein: protein MKIAFITNLCTHYRYKLYKLLTEKHNFDMYFFDDENKTKEDIKHLKVFYDDRFYYLPTKSILVKLFKKKYDVIIKCTNNKWSFIGCFLLAKLIKAKFIVWHTIWYYPETLQYKLFSWFLIKVLKEYSDAIVVYGEHGKRFLINKGVDPNKIFIAWQTVDNETFGREVKDDEITLIKQKFNITKDKKIVLYVGRLTELKGIEYLLEALNKLNKDDFSFVAIGHGNLKNRVEKYCKDNEIDYRLIGIIPNSDLPPYYKLATVFVLPSITTKTFKEPWGLVVNEAFNQGCPVVVTDAVGAGVGGLVKNEKNGFVVPEKDSRALNEAIGRILDADGLHKRLSESADEEIKKWTYERQAHGFLDAIEYSLGNRQP, encoded by the coding sequence ATGAAAATCGCATTCATTACCAATCTATGCACGCATTACCGGTATAAATTGTATAAATTACTTACCGAAAAACATAATTTTGATATGTACTTCTTTGATGATGAAAACAAGACAAAGGAAGACATCAAACACCTGAAGGTATTCTATGATGATAGATTCTATTACTTACCCACAAAATCTATACTGGTCAAACTTTTTAAGAAGAAATATGATGTAATTATCAAATGCACAAACAACAAGTGGTCGTTTATCGGATGCTTTTTGCTTGCAAAACTGATTAAGGCAAAATTTATCGTCTGGCATACAATCTGGTATTACCCCGAGACACTGCAATATAAACTTTTCTCCTGGTTTTTAATAAAGGTACTGAAAGAGTATTCCGACGCTATCGTAGTTTATGGCGAGCATGGGAAGAGATTTTTAATAAATAAAGGTGTAGACCCCAATAAAATCTTTATCGCTTGGCAGACCGTGGATAATGAAACCTTTGGAAGGGAAGTGAAAGATGATGAAATCACCCTCATTAAGCAGAAGTTTAATATTACAAAAGACAAAAAGATAGTCCTTTATGTAGGTAGGCTTACGGAACTGAAAGGAATAGAATATTTATTAGAGGCATTAAATAAGTTAAATAAAGATGATTTTTCATTTGTTGCTATAGGACACGGAAATTTAAAAAATCGTGTTGAAAAGTATTGCAAAGATAACGAAATTGATTACCGTTTAATAGGGATCATTCCTAATTCAGATTTACCGCCATATTATAAGCTAGCTACAGTCTTTGTTTTACCTTCCATTACAACAAAAACTTTCAAAGAACCGTGGGGATTGGTTGTAAATGAGGCATTTAATCAGGGGTGTCCCGTGGTTGTAACGGATGCGGTTGGCGCGGGTGTTGGAGGGCTGGTAAAAAATGAGAAGAATGGATTTGTCGTTCCAGAGAAGGATTCAAGGGCATTAAATGAAGCTATCGGAAGGATACTTGATGCCGATGGTTTGCACAAAAGATTGTCCGAAAGCGCTGATGAAGAAATAAAGAAGTGGACATACGAAAGACAGGCACATGGCTTTTTAGATGCCATAGAATATAGCCTGGGGAACCGGCAACCGTGA
- a CDS encoding O-antigen ligase family protein, which produces MIVYMLFHIKSYVFGENELYECITRIIVPFILCLILLNFGKNSIDNAIYLTKSFAIFLVISLLFSFVGIIYFGEYISLRYSLYGRYYDTLIGNNISQPSHLLLAGLSSASYLFGYQVAGGTTLFICLFFIDSGYWRVLWGISLLLALIVLVYTAERATVPAIFAGISIFVLYSFRDKKILKKIISFSFIIIFFCIITVFLQFLFNDFKTLGTFKKIYQRHISGKTIFERFTQSDIYTRLEMQEACLEIALENPQGLFFKGMKEESWGRLATAKGYNVVPDEKGEYALVHNGYLRIIMYFGWVIGLLIFYVFLSIIDKIRYLNFANNQIIARYGKGITSTFVTLSTHALFHNDSLFTIERTTWVAFILIFVWYRLARLDNDHLIARQVNII; this is translated from the coding sequence ATGATTGTTTATATGCTATTCCATATAAAATCTTATGTATTTGGCGAAAATGAATTATATGAATGTATTACAAGAATAATAGTACCATTTATCCTTTGTTTAATACTCTTGAATTTTGGGAAAAATAGTATAGACAATGCTATCTATTTAACAAAATCGTTTGCTATATTTCTTGTAATTTCCCTTTTATTTTCTTTCGTAGGAATTATATACTTTGGAGAGTATATATCTCTTAGATATTCTCTATATGGCAGGTATTATGATACATTAATCGGCAATAATATATCACAACCATCTCATTTGTTACTTGCTGGCTTAAGTTCAGCTTCGTATTTATTCGGTTATCAAGTAGCCGGTGGTACCACACTTTTCATTTGTCTTTTTTTTATTGACAGCGGGTATTGGAGAGTTTTATGGGGTATTTCACTTCTCCTTGCTTTGATTGTCTTAGTTTATACGGCAGAAAGAGCTACCGTCCCTGCAATATTTGCTGGTATCTCGATATTTGTGTTATATTCATTTCGAGATAAAAAAATTCTTAAGAAGATTATTTCATTTAGTTTTATAATAATTTTTTTTTGCATTATTACAGTCTTTTTGCAGTTTCTTTTTAATGATTTTAAAACATTGGGAACGTTCAAAAAAATTTACCAAAGGCACATATCAGGCAAAACCATATTTGAACGATTTACACAGAGTGATATTTATACACGTTTAGAAATGCAAGAAGCTTGTTTAGAAATAGCACTGGAAAATCCCCAAGGTTTATTTTTCAAAGGTATGAAAGAAGAAAGCTGGGGTCGTTTGGCTACAGCTAAAGGTTATAATGTTGTTCCAGATGAGAAAGGAGAATATGCTCTCGTCCATAACGGATATTTAAGAATCATCATGTACTTTGGATGGGTTATTGGATTATTAATTTTTTATGTCTTTTTATCAATAATTGACAAAATTAGGTATCTTAATTTTGCTAATAACCAGATTATTGCTAGATATGGGAAGGGAATCACATCTACCTTTGTGACACTTTCAACACATGCATTATTCCATAATGATTCTTTATTTACCATTGAAAGAACAACTTGGGTAGCTTTTATCTTAATCTTTGTATGGTATCGTTTGGCAAGGTTAGACAATGACCATCTTATTGCAAGGCAAGTTAATATAATCTGA
- a CDS encoding glycosyltransferase: protein MDKLKISVIIPTYNRTESLANTIRSLKQQVFIGYEIIVVDNSCTDETKILVEKEERDIDKNRCFIMYLPEPSIGLHNARHTGAKASKGEILLYVDDDIIADENLLNEILKPYADPVVGCVGGKILPKWEVNPPEWIKLFSLSWLSILDLGEEIKETEVLYGCNFSIRRQILFDIGGFNPDGFPDRKYWYFRGDGEMGLLRKLHTSGRKIVYNPNAIVWHIIPKQRIDIKYFQERAFKCGVERSFSQLRYRKNISRQILVLRTSIFFLLYSFYQIVTCLTIFKKGKKHLVYKVWAQYYLARAKYEYKVICDSKLRFFIKKKNWII, encoded by the coding sequence ATGGATAAATTAAAAATATCAGTAATTATTCCAACATATAATAGAACCGAATCTTTAGCAAATACAATAAGAAGCTTAAAACAACAGGTTTTTATAGGCTATGAAATTATTGTTGTAGATAATTCTTGTACTGATGAAACAAAAATATTGGTTGAAAAAGAGGAAAGAGATATTGATAAAAATAGATGTTTTATAATGTATTTACCAGAACCGAGTATAGGTCTTCATAATGCAAGACATACAGGAGCCAAAGCTTCAAAAGGTGAAATATTGTTATATGTAGACGATGATATCATAGCTGATGAAAACCTTTTGAATGAGATTTTAAAACCTTATGCAGACCCAGTAGTCGGATGCGTAGGAGGCAAGATACTACCAAAGTGGGAAGTAAATCCCCCGGAATGGATAAAATTATTTTCTTTATCCTGGTTAAGCATCTTGGATTTAGGAGAAGAAATTAAAGAAACCGAAGTGTTATATGGTTGCAATTTTTCAATACGTCGGCAAATACTTTTTGATATAGGTGGATTCAATCCAGACGGTTTCCCTGATAGAAAATATTGGTATTTTCGAGGCGATGGAGAAATGGGGCTTTTGAGAAAGTTGCACACATCGGGTAGAAAGATAGTATATAATCCTAATGCAATTGTATGGCATATTATTCCCAAACAAAGAATAGATATCAAATATTTTCAGGAAAGGGCGTTTAAATGTGGAGTGGAACGCTCTTTCTCACAGCTAAGATATAGAAAAAATATATCAAGACAAATATTGGTTTTAAGAACGTCAATATTTTTTTTATTATATTCCTTTTATCAAATTGTTACATGTTTAACAATATTTAAAAAGGGGAAAAAACACCTTGTCTATAAGGTCTGGGCTCAATATTATTTAGCAAGAGCAAAGTATGAATATAAAGTTATATGTGATAGTAAACTCAGATTTTTTATAAAGAAAAAGAATTGGATAATATAA
- a CDS encoding class I SAM-dependent methyltransferase, with product MNIFLKIARLLYSKIKYFGGILLWTPIYLRFYIKSHRQFFDIFTHLTKKERLLLYKLVLSLPNKAIVVEIGSYLGASTVFLASAIKDRDGHIYCVDTWSNEAMSEGKRDTFDEFLKNTGSMKDFITPLKGYSVEVAKTFNKGIDLLFIDGDHSYEATKSDVENWVPKVKDCGIIIFHDIGWAEGVKRVVNEFKSKFQYRRTHCG from the coding sequence ATGAATATTTTCCTAAAAATTGCAAGATTATTGTATAGTAAAATAAAATATTTTGGGGGTATTCTTTTGTGGACTCCTATATATTTGAGGTTTTATATTAAATCTCACAGGCAATTTTTTGATATCTTTACTCACCTAACTAAAAAAGAACGCCTTCTCCTTTATAAGCTAGTATTATCACTTCCGAATAAGGCTATCGTAGTTGAAATCGGCAGTTATTTAGGTGCGAGTACAGTATTTCTTGCAAGTGCAATCAAGGATAGGGATGGACATATTTATTGTGTTGACACATGGAGTAATGAAGCCATGAGTGAAGGCAAAAGAGATACTTTTGATGAGTTTCTTAAAAATACAGGGTCTATGAAAGATTTTATTACACCTTTAAAAGGATATTCTGTAGAAGTGGCAAAGACTTTTAATAAGGGGATAGACCTTTTATTTATTGATGGAGACCATTCTTATGAGGCAACCAAATCGGACGTGGAGAATTGGGTTCCAAAAGTTAAAGATTGTGGGATAATAATTTTTCATGACATTGGCTGGGCAGAAGGCGTAAAGAGAGTAGTTAATGAATTTAAATCAAAATTCCAGTATAGAAGGACACATTGTGGATAA
- a CDS encoding lipopolysaccharide biosynthesis protein: MKSVEGFQVVSNIKTNAIKSVKWTALGEIASRSIQPITTLILARLLTPTDFGLVGVAMIVISLAQIFQDFGLGKTLIQRQTEINKSSNVIFWTNLTFSFFLYLILFVIAPLLSEFFHEPKVTKVLRVLCLQIVLVSLVSVHQALFQRQFQFKQLFLIRLFSATIPGIVSIPLAFFNTGVWALVFGTLIGALFQVFLYWRLSPWRPRFNYDYQLAKKLLGFSSWVALEALLGWLLMCGDSIILGHFLGVKELGIYRTGVIFVMLVFGTFLSHFTPIAFSAFSRLQSNLEELKQTFIKITKIICFVSFPIGIGFVILAKQGSLIIFGQKWQGIEIVIAIIGLKDAITWFVGLNPEIYRAIGRPDINSKLLFVALIYYIPIYIFAAPYGLLTFCFARFAVAIVSMGLHFFVANKILKLPFTYLYSCVRVPFISGLIIAIVIYPLTNVSGDFVGMLGLFKLIGIIILGGIIYISASWLIEKEFVKRTFKLAKESIT; this comes from the coding sequence ATGAAAAGCGTAGAAGGGTTTCAAGTAGTTTCTAATATTAAAACGAATGCAATTAAATCAGTAAAATGGACTGCACTTGGTGAAATTGCCTCACGATCTATTCAACCAATAACTACATTAATTCTTGCGCGTTTACTAACACCAACAGATTTTGGGCTAGTTGGCGTGGCGATGATTGTTATTAGCCTTGCACAGATATTCCAGGATTTTGGTTTAGGAAAGACATTAATTCAACGACAAACGGAGATCAATAAATCATCTAATGTAATTTTTTGGACAAATTTGACTTTCTCCTTTTTTCTATATTTAATACTCTTTGTCATAGCCCCTCTACTTTCCGAGTTCTTTCACGAACCAAAAGTAACAAAGGTCTTAAGGGTTTTATGCTTGCAAATTGTCCTTGTTAGCCTTGTATCTGTACATCAAGCACTATTCCAACGACAATTCCAATTTAAACAATTGTTTTTGATCAGACTATTTTCCGCCACCATTCCAGGCATTGTATCAATACCCTTAGCATTTTTTAATACAGGTGTATGGGCATTGGTTTTTGGTACTTTAATAGGGGCATTATTTCAAGTATTTCTTTATTGGAGGCTAAGTCCATGGAGACCAAGGTTTAACTATGATTATCAATTAGCAAAAAAACTATTGGGTTTTAGTAGCTGGGTTGCACTAGAAGCGTTACTGGGCTGGTTATTAATGTGCGGAGATTCTATAATTCTTGGCCACTTTTTGGGGGTGAAGGAACTGGGTATTTATAGAACGGGCGTAATTTTTGTTATGCTTGTCTTCGGGACTTTTTTAAGTCATTTTACTCCAATAGCTTTTTCTGCTTTTTCCAGGTTACAATCAAATCTTGAAGAATTAAAACAAACTTTTATCAAAATAACAAAAATAATCTGTTTTGTTTCTTTTCCAATCGGTATTGGATTTGTAATATTAGCAAAACAAGGCTCTCTAATTATATTTGGACAAAAATGGCAAGGCATTGAAATAGTGATAGCTATTATTGGTCTGAAGGATGCCATAACATGGTTTGTTGGATTAAATCCAGAGATTTACAGAGCAATAGGAAGGCCAGATATAAATTCCAAGCTTCTTTTTGTAGCATTAATTTACTATATACCTATATACATATTTGCTGCACCTTATGGCCTTTTAACCTTTTGTTTTGCAAGGTTTGCCGTAGCAATTGTTAGTATGGGATTACACTTTTTTGTAGCAAATAAAATTTTGAAGTTGCCATTCACATATCTTTATAGTTGCGTAAGAGTACCTTTTATAAGTGGACTAATTATTGCCATTGTAATCTATCCTCTAACTAACGTTTCTGGTGATTTTGTTGGTATGTTAGGATTGTTTAAACTGATAGGAATAATAATTTTAGGTGGAATAATCTATATATCAGCCTCTTGGTTAATAGAAAAAGAATTCGTAAAACGAACCTTTAAACTTGCAAAAGAGTCGATAACCTGA
- a CDS encoding class I SAM-dependent methyltransferase: MVFKEKYANAYDDLYQDKDYEKECDFIEAIFKKFDYKPTTILDLGCGTGGHALILSKRGYKVTGIDRSEYMLEIAKSKAHAADIAIEYVEGDITSINLNRKFDAVVSMFAVMSYQTTNAAIAAVCKLAKDCLVPGGLFMFDCWHGPAVLTDKPTPRIKEVNSGKGEKVIRFTEPQLDIISHIVKVTFKVWNVKNNELSEANETHPMRFLFPQEIKYFLEVAGFDNINFYPFLNLDRDLTVNDWNMMVVGKQKQT, from the coding sequence ATGGTCTTCAAAGAAAAATATGCAAATGCCTATGATGATTTGTATCAAGATAAAGATTACGAAAAGGAATGCGACTTTATAGAAGCAATTTTTAAAAAATTCGATTATAAACCAACGACAATCCTTGACCTTGGCTGTGGAACGGGCGGACATGCGCTGATTCTTTCCAAAAGAGGCTACAAAGTTACCGGAATAGACAGATCCGAATATATGCTTGAAATAGCCAAAAGCAAAGCGCACGCGGCAGACATTGCAATTGAATATGTAGAAGGCGATATAACCAGTATAAATCTGAATAGAAAATTTGATGCAGTGGTCTCCATGTTTGCGGTTATGAGCTATCAGACGACCAACGCTGCCATTGCAGCAGTTTGTAAATTGGCAAAAGACTGTCTGGTTCCTGGTGGTTTATTTATGTTCGATTGCTGGCACGGCCCTGCTGTTCTCACAGATAAACCCACACCCCGCATTAAAGAAGTAAATTCAGGTAAGGGGGAAAAGGTCATCAGATTTACAGAGCCGCAACTGGACATAATAAGCCACATTGTAAAAGTAACTTTTAAAGTATGGAATGTAAAAAATAATGAATTAAGTGAGGCCAACGAGACACATCCCATGCGGTTCTTATTTCCTCAGGAAATTAAATATTTTCTGGAAGTAGCCGGGTTTGACAATATCAACTTCTACCCATTTCTCAATCTTGACAGAGACCTGACAGTAAATGATTGGAATATGATGGTGGTAGGTAAACAGAAACAAACATGA
- a CDS encoding ISNCY family transposase, translated as MRKRFEQQLKLGIIPISGVKLPIKSRDELPPILRALQHIYVTPELNEEVFRILEAKVTKGKKKTGRYGMDLWHILVLSVVRLGLDADYDRLEDFANHHKLIRQIMGVETAFGEAKVFSMQSIKDNIRLLDEETLRQINEVVISSGHQLVKKKDEGLCIKVDTYVLETNVHFPTDMNLLWDAGRKSLDMIEDAIEEGILAGKGWRKSKYWRRELKKLMRISAKASSSGGKNKEEHVRSYLELSRGLSEKIGASLLAIYEKVLTTNQVDKHAGKIGTLEYFHGMLNKQIDLVERRVIRDEVIPAAEKVHSLFEPHTEWLYKGKSNKRVELGHNILVASDQWGFIVDHVVGEKQADVSLVIPLADRLLSRYGEGTIKSISFDKGFYKKENKELLSLYIPEVILPKKGKKNKAEQEEESGKTFKKLRHKHSAVESDINRLEHHGLDRCPDKGLHAFKRYCAMGVLAANLHKLGNVLQEKARKQCEKLRKAA; from the coding sequence ATGAGAAAGAGATTTGAGCAGCAATTGAAGCTTGGCATCATACCCATTTCAGGGGTAAAACTGCCAATAAAGAGTCGAGATGAGCTACCACCGATACTGAGGGCGTTGCAACATATCTATGTTACACCGGAGTTGAACGAGGAGGTATTCCGGATATTAGAGGCGAAGGTAACGAAGGGGAAGAAAAAGACGGGAAGATATGGGATGGATTTATGGCATATTTTGGTGTTGTCGGTGGTAAGATTAGGGTTAGATGCCGATTATGACAGGTTGGAGGATTTTGCCAACCATCACAAACTTATCAGGCAGATAATGGGGGTTGAGACGGCATTTGGAGAGGCGAAGGTTTTTTCGATGCAGAGCATCAAGGACAATATAAGATTGTTGGATGAGGAGACCCTCAGGCAGATAAATGAAGTGGTGATATCATCGGGGCATCAGTTGGTTAAAAAAAAGGACGAAGGACTGTGTATTAAGGTGGATACGTATGTGTTAGAGACGAATGTACACTTTCCGACCGATATGAATTTATTGTGGGATGCGGGACGCAAGAGTCTGGACATGATAGAGGATGCAATAGAGGAAGGCATCCTGGCGGGGAAAGGATGGCGCAAGAGCAAATATTGGAGGAGAGAGTTAAAAAAGCTGATGAGGATAAGCGCAAAGGCGTCAAGCAGCGGGGGGAAAAACAAGGAAGAGCATGTGAGGAGTTACTTGGAATTATCGAGGGGTTTGAGTGAAAAGATAGGAGCGAGTCTGTTAGCCATCTACGAAAAGGTGCTAACGACGAACCAGGTAGACAAGCATGCAGGGAAAATAGGGACACTGGAGTATTTTCACGGGATGTTGAATAAACAGATAGACCTGGTGGAGAGAAGGGTGATCCGGGATGAGGTAATACCGGCGGCAGAAAAGGTTCATTCGTTGTTTGAGCCGCATACGGAGTGGCTGTACAAAGGCAAGTCAAACAAAAGGGTAGAGTTGGGACATAATATTCTGGTAGCAAGCGATCAGTGGGGTTTCATCGTGGACCATGTGGTAGGAGAAAAACAGGCGGATGTATCGTTGGTAATTCCATTGGCAGATAGGTTGTTGAGCCGTTACGGAGAAGGCACAATAAAGAGTATAAGTTTTGATAAAGGTTTTTACAAGAAAGAGAATAAAGAGTTGCTGAGTTTGTATATACCAGAGGTAATCCTTCCCAAGAAGGGCAAGAAGAATAAGGCGGAACAGGAAGAGGAATCGGGTAAGACATTTAAGAAGCTAAGGCACAAGCACTCGGCGGTAGAATCGGATATCAATCGTTTGGAGCATCACGGCTTGGATAGGTGTCCGGACAAAGGGCTGCATGCCTTTAAAAGATATTGTGCAATGGGCGTGTTAGCTGCGAATTTGCACAAGCTGGGAAACGTGCTGCAGGAGAAGGCACGGAAGCAGTGCGAAAAGTTGCGAAAAGCCGCCTAA
- a CDS encoding type II toxin-antitoxin system VapC family toxin yields the protein MNLFFDTSALVKYFHEEEGTTIVTKLINSKENKIWVLDLFRLEFISALYRRFRNNEIDGTILNEAIEGFGEAFTYFNIEPLGEIIIREAEYLLKGYGKYHGLRTLDALHLGCFSLISEDDWLFVSADENLCKVAKYIVFERKPPRAL from the coding sequence ATGAATCTATTCTTCGATACATCGGCGCTTGTAAAATATTTCCATGAAGAAGAGGGAACAACGATAGTTACAAAACTAATAAATTCAAAAGAGAATAAAATTTGGGTTTTGGATCTATTTCGATTGGAATTTATCAGTGCTTTATATAGAAGGTTTAGAAACAATGAAATAGATGGAACAATATTAAATGAGGCAATTGAAGGTTTTGGGGAAGCGTTTACTTATTTCAATATTGAACCACTGGGAGAAATAATTATACGTGAAGCAGAATATCTATTAAAAGGTTATGGAAAGTATCACGGACTTAGAACATTAGACGCATTACATCTGGGCTGTTTCAGTCTAATTTCCGAGGATGATTGGCTTTTTGTCTCTGCTGATGAAAATCTGTGCAAAGTTGCGAAATATATAGTGTTTGAACGGAAACCCCCCAGAGCCCTGTAA
- a CDS encoding DegT/DnrJ/EryC1/StrS family aminotransferase has protein sequence MQMIPVNEPLILEKEMEYVNEALKTGWISSEGKFIKEFEQRFASYVNRKQGIAVDNGTNALILALRALDMPEGSEVIIPSFTIISCALACVYNNLIPVFVDSEADTWNMDISKIEEKITDKTRAIMIVHIYGHPVDADKILPIAKKHNLYVIEDFAEAIGSEYKGVRCGNLGDISCASFYANKVITTGEGGMCLTDNEELDKRLRQLKNLSFVPERRFVHYNLGFNFRMTNIQAAIGLAQTERIEESVKKKIWIGKTYNRLLKPLEEQKVIKLPVEKEWAKNTYWMYGVVLNSAPGLDAQEAMKRLAEKGIQTRPFFYPMHTQPVFEEFPWFRKESLPVSENISKYGFYLPSGLTLTEEQIVKVIKCIKEVLI, from the coding sequence ATGCAAATGATACCAGTTAATGAGCCACTAATTCTTGAAAAAGAAATGGAATATGTAAACGAGGCGTTAAAAACCGGATGGATTTCGTCCGAAGGTAAGTTTATCAAAGAATTTGAGCAGAGATTCGCAAGCTATGTAAACAGAAAACAGGGAATTGCAGTAGACAATGGAACCAATGCCTTGATACTCGCTTTAAGGGCATTAGATATGCCTGAAGGCAGTGAGGTAATAATTCCTTCTTTTACCATAATATCGTGTGCCCTTGCCTGCGTTTATAACAATCTTATTCCCGTATTTGTCGACTCTGAGGCTGATACGTGGAATATGGATATTTCGAAAATAGAAGAAAAGATAACCGACAAAACAAGGGCTATTATGATAGTTCACATTTACGGTCATCCGGTAGATGCAGATAAAATATTGCCAATAGCAAAGAAACATAATCTTTATGTAATAGAAGATTTTGCGGAGGCCATAGGCTCTGAGTATAAAGGCGTAAGGTGTGGAAACCTGGGAGATATAAGCTGTGCGAGCTTTTATGCAAACAAAGTGATAACAACAGGCGAAGGCGGGATGTGCCTTACCGACAATGAAGAACTTGATAAAAGATTGAGACAACTGAAAAATCTGTCTTTTGTTCCTGAAAGAAGATTTGTACACTATAATCTTGGGTTTAATTTCAGGATGACCAATATCCAGGCGGCAATAGGGCTCGCTCAAACAGAGAGAATTGAGGAGAGTGTTAAAAAGAAGATATGGATTGGCAAAACGTACAACAGGCTTTTAAAACCACTTGAAGAACAGAAGGTAATAAAACTACCCGTCGAAAAGGAATGGGCTAAAAACACCTATTGGATGTATGGGGTTGTTTTAAACAGCGCTCCGGGACTTGATGCACAGGAAGCCATGAAAAGGCTGGCAGAGAAAGGAATCCAGACGCGCCCTTTCTTCTATCCCATGCACACGCAGCCCGTGTTCGAGGAATTTCCATGGTTCAGGAAGGAAAGCCTTCCCGTTTCAGAAAATATCAGTAAATATGGCTTTTATTTGCCATCTGGGCTTACCCTGACAGAGGAACAAATAGTGAAGGTAATAAAATGTATTAAGGAGGTATTGATATGA